Proteins encoded together in one Microbacterium oxydans window:
- a CDS encoding SIP domain-containing protein produces the protein MDTSLETRSTRAERRAARQRAHHLVTADEHSLTELEVFLTTLPLCASGRIFIEVPEVSDIGVIDAPGRMTVTWLAREQRSGTPGSGRACAPGQALARATCAWADEMMCDDELETKVTLLGGYLGTADIVEHLTNALEISPALIHAPERFGLLPADR, from the coding sequence ATGGACACCTCGCTCGAGACCCGCAGCACGCGTGCGGAACGCCGCGCAGCACGTCAGCGCGCACACCACCTGGTGACGGCGGACGAGCACTCGCTCACCGAGCTCGAGGTCTTCCTGACGACTCTGCCGCTCTGCGCCTCCGGCCGCATCTTCATCGAGGTGCCCGAGGTCTCGGACATCGGCGTGATCGACGCTCCCGGGCGTATGACCGTCACCTGGCTCGCTCGCGAGCAGCGCTCGGGCACCCCCGGCAGCGGTCGTGCCTGCGCACCGGGTCAGGCTCTGGCGCGGGCGACCTGCGCCTGGGCCGACGAGATGATGTGCGACGACGAGCTGGAGACCAAGGTCACCCTCCTCGGCGGGTACCTGGGAACGGCCGACATCGTCGAGCACCTGACGAACGCGCTGGAGATCTCGCCGGCGCTCATCCACGCACCGGAGCGCTTCGGTCTGCTGCCCGCCGACCGCTGA
- a CDS encoding Fe-S oxidoreductase, whose translation MSARDDWRPAAEEALARGRRFDRRIPAFLLRSPVSRLGYAWGTAVGWLWGSLWSTGPVERRAGLWIFQGMPSRTFNRGGVCVGGCFLTGDARPTDAVLRHEAVHKAQWLRYGFLMPFLYLFAGRDPLRNRFEIEAGLEDGNYVRRSR comes from the coding sequence ATGAGCGCGCGCGACGACTGGCGGCCGGCGGCCGAAGAGGCGCTGGCCCGCGGGCGGCGCTTCGACCGTCGCATCCCCGCCTTCCTGCTCCGCTCCCCGGTCAGCCGCCTCGGCTACGCCTGGGGCACCGCGGTGGGCTGGCTCTGGGGTTCGCTGTGGAGCACCGGACCTGTCGAGCGCCGCGCCGGTCTGTGGATCTTCCAGGGCATGCCGAGCCGGACCTTCAATCGAGGCGGCGTGTGCGTCGGCGGCTGCTTCCTGACGGGCGACGCCCGACCCACCGACGCCGTCCTCCGTCACGAGGCGGTGCACAAGGCGCAGTGGCTCCGCTACGGCTTCCTGATGCCGTTCCTGTATCTGTTCGCGGGCCGTGACCCGCTCCGCAACCGCTTCGAGATCGAGGCCGGTCTGGAAGACGGCAACTACGTGCGACGCTCGCGCTGA
- a CDS encoding tyrosine-protein phosphatase, producing the protein MTILDVEGVTNVRDVGGIPATGGRIRSGVLLRSGQLSGATTAGAAAVRSSVRHIVDLRDGEEVAAEPTEIEGPATTHLPLFLGSVRSFFESDTSLDDLYLHLLEESGERLVDAIRVIAAGEPTLVHCTVGKDRTGVTVALALSAVGADREAVIADYALTESQLPAQRSRRIAEYLRAQHPEAVHAVALATQSPAPVMRRLLEQVDERWGSAAGYLRANGMTEGELADLKAALVEPVPSPR; encoded by the coding sequence ATGACGATCCTCGACGTCGAGGGCGTCACGAACGTCCGCGACGTCGGCGGCATCCCGGCGACGGGCGGTCGCATCCGCTCCGGCGTGCTGCTGCGGTCGGGCCAGCTGTCCGGGGCGACCACCGCCGGCGCGGCGGCAGTGCGGTCGAGCGTGCGGCACATCGTCGATCTTCGCGACGGGGAGGAGGTCGCGGCGGAGCCCACCGAGATCGAGGGGCCGGCTACCACGCACCTTCCGCTGTTCCTGGGTTCGGTCCGCTCCTTCTTCGAATCGGACACGAGCCTCGACGATCTCTACCTGCACCTTCTCGAGGAGAGCGGCGAGCGCCTGGTCGACGCCATCCGCGTCATCGCGGCGGGGGAGCCGACGCTCGTGCACTGCACGGTCGGCAAGGACCGCACCGGGGTGACCGTCGCTCTGGCGCTCTCGGCCGTCGGCGCCGATCGTGAGGCCGTGATCGCGGACTACGCGCTCACGGAGTCGCAGCTGCCCGCCCAGCGGTCGCGGCGCATCGCCGAGTATCTGCGGGCCCAGCATCCGGAGGCCGTGCACGCGGTGGCCCTCGCCACCCAGTCGCCCGCGCCCGTGATGCGCCGACTCCTCGAGCAGGTGGACGAGCGCTGGGGCTCGGCTGCCGGCTATCTGCGCGCGAACGGCATGACCGAGGGCGAGCTCGCGGACCTGAAAGCGGCCCTCGTCGAGCCGGTGCCCTCGCCCCGCTGA
- a CDS encoding TPM domain-containing protein — MTKRWLALAALTLAAVAGAFTASAASATDPVTLDAGYVTDQAGVLSADDEATVEARLQELTDNSSADLFVVLVDDFTNPSDSVGWADTVAQANGLGTDQYLLAIAVDGRNYFIHANSDGPVSFDQLDAIEDKMVPLAAQGDWVGAITLAADEIQGDGGAGALRVTLIVIGVIAAALLIWLVVALVRRARRRAEIRERGAMPETPDPADPFSTLTDQQVETQAGLALVQADDAITSSKEELGFAVAQFGEGATEEFTRVVDAAKAKIAEAFDLKQKLDDEIEDTIHDRRAWHIRIIQIADEIDDVLDDNTEAFDALRKLEQNAPQELERVRGERAAVEPVLAAAAPALAALSATYAPAALAMVADNPAQARERADLADRSIDAAAQAIAAGRSGEAAFAIRTAEQSVAQAAQLAQAVTTLGSELSAIEAQSQALVTELQGDLAAAQQLPDADGSIAAAASTTAQQLQVAQSDLAGSARNPQRVLEALTAANAQIDAAIAQGKEGVERARRVQQMLEQTLAQANSEIRAAREFIETRRGTVGSTARTRLANAEASLNQALNLRANDPEAALAEANRALALAGQATSAAQADMQAYQPPGYGNDSLGGLFGGSGSSSGGSGIGGDILGGIIGGLLAGGGGGGSSHRSSSGGWRSSGGGGFRSSGFGGGGGSRGSSRRSGGRRF; from the coding sequence ATGACGAAACGGTGGCTGGCGCTGGCCGCCCTCACGCTGGCCGCAGTCGCCGGAGCGTTCACCGCCTCCGCGGCCTCCGCCACCGATCCGGTCACCCTCGACGCCGGGTACGTCACCGATCAGGCCGGCGTGCTCAGTGCCGACGACGAGGCCACCGTCGAAGCGCGGCTCCAGGAGCTGACCGACAACTCGAGCGCCGACCTGTTCGTCGTCCTCGTCGACGACTTCACGAATCCGAGCGACAGCGTCGGCTGGGCCGACACGGTCGCGCAGGCGAACGGGCTCGGAACGGATCAGTACCTCCTCGCGATCGCCGTCGACGGGCGCAACTACTTCATCCACGCGAACTCCGACGGCCCGGTGAGCTTCGATCAGCTCGACGCGATCGAGGACAAGATGGTCCCGCTCGCCGCCCAGGGCGACTGGGTCGGGGCGATCACGCTCGCCGCGGACGAGATCCAGGGCGACGGAGGTGCCGGAGCCCTCAGAGTCACGCTGATCGTGATCGGCGTCATCGCCGCCGCACTCCTCATCTGGCTCGTCGTCGCGCTCGTGCGCCGCGCCCGCCGCAGGGCCGAGATCCGCGAGCGGGGCGCGATGCCCGAGACGCCGGATCCGGCGGACCCGTTCTCCACCCTCACCGACCAACAGGTCGAGACGCAGGCGGGCCTCGCGCTCGTGCAGGCCGACGACGCCATCACCTCCAGCAAGGAGGAGCTCGGCTTCGCCGTCGCTCAGTTCGGTGAGGGCGCGACCGAGGAGTTCACGCGCGTCGTCGATGCCGCCAAGGCCAAGATCGCGGAGGCGTTCGACCTCAAGCAGAAGCTCGACGACGAGATCGAGGACACGATCCACGACCGTCGGGCCTGGCACATCCGCATCATCCAGATCGCCGACGAGATCGACGACGTCCTGGACGACAACACCGAGGCGTTCGACGCCCTCCGCAAGCTGGAGCAGAACGCCCCGCAGGAGCTGGAGCGCGTCCGCGGTGAGCGTGCCGCGGTGGAGCCCGTCCTCGCCGCGGCCGCACCGGCCCTCGCCGCGCTCTCTGCGACCTACGCCCCCGCGGCGCTCGCGATGGTGGCGGACAACCCCGCTCAGGCCCGTGAGCGCGCGGATCTCGCGGATCGCTCGATCGACGCGGCGGCGCAGGCGATCGCGGCCGGCCGCTCCGGTGAGGCGGCCTTCGCGATCCGCACGGCGGAGCAGTCCGTGGCGCAGGCCGCGCAGCTCGCCCAGGCGGTCACGACCCTCGGCAGCGAGCTCTCCGCGATCGAGGCGCAGTCCCAGGCTCTCGTCACCGAGCTGCAGGGAGACCTCGCCGCCGCTCAGCAGCTGCCCGATGCCGACGGCTCGATCGCGGCAGCCGCCTCGACGACCGCCCAGCAGCTCCAGGTCGCACAGTCCGACCTCGCCGGGTCCGCACGCAACCCGCAGCGGGTACTCGAAGCGCTCACCGCCGCGAACGCCCAGATCGATGCCGCGATCGCGCAGGGCAAGGAGGGCGTCGAACGGGCTCGCCGTGTGCAGCAGATGCTCGAGCAGACCCTCGCGCAGGCGAACTCGGAGATCCGCGCCGCCCGGGAGTTCATCGAGACGCGTCGCGGCACCGTGGGCTCCACCGCGCGCACGCGTCTGGCCAACGCCGAAGCCAGCCTGAACCAGGCGCTGAACCTGCGCGCGAACGATCCGGAGGCCGCGCTGGCGGAGGCCAATCGGGCTCTCGCGCTGGCGGGGCAGGCCACCTCCGCGGCCCAGGCCGACATGCAGGCCTACCAGCCGCCCGGCTACGGGAACGACAGCCTGGGCGGGCTGTTCGGCGGATCCGGCTCCTCGTCCGGCGGCTCCGGAATCGGCGGCGACATCCTCGGCGGCATCATCGGCGGATTGCTCGCCGGCGGTGGCGGCGGAGGCTCCTCGCACCGGAGCAGCAGCGGCGGCTGGCGCTCCTCCGGTGGCGGCGGATTCCGCAGCTCCGGCTTCGGCGGCGGCGGGGGCTCTCGCGGCTCCAGTCGCCGATCGGGAGGTCGACGCTTCTGA
- a CDS encoding carboxymuconolactone decarboxylase family protein, producing the protein MSETRVHLSKTEPTAYQALDAFSKTVGEICAANGIDDRLKEIVMIHCSQLNGCSYCTRIHVDRAVAAGIDTDTLTQIPSWRESGVFSERERAALELAEAFTFIAEDGISDEVYDLVGSVFTEKEYAALSWACVSINAFNRIVIAGRYPVPPRTPQAQA; encoded by the coding sequence ATGAGCGAGACGCGCGTGCACCTGTCCAAGACCGAGCCGACCGCCTACCAGGCGCTGGACGCCTTCTCGAAGACGGTGGGCGAGATCTGCGCGGCCAACGGCATCGACGATCGCCTCAAGGAGATCGTCATGATCCACTGCTCGCAGCTGAACGGGTGCAGCTACTGCACCCGGATCCATGTCGACAGGGCCGTTGCGGCGGGCATCGACACCGACACGCTCACCCAGATCCCGTCGTGGCGCGAGAGCGGTGTGTTCAGCGAGCGGGAGCGCGCGGCGCTCGAACTCGCGGAGGCGTTCACGTTCATCGCCGAGGACGGCATCTCCGACGAGGTGTACGACCTCGTCGGAAGCGTCTTCACCGAGAAGGAGTACGCCGCTCTGAGCTGGGCGTGCGTGTCCATCAATGCGTTCAACCGCATCGTGATCGCCGGCCGCTACCCGGTGCCGCCCCGCACTCCGCAGGCCCAGGCATGA
- a CDS encoding arginase family protein, which yields MVRFLVIPQWQGSPAPRAMLLVDGASAIAGDLPRAATTVLDVPVEAGESLGTGVRRLSALLRTRELVHGHVDADTVVIGGDCSVTVAALDALPGGTDDLAVVWCDAHADMHTPETSPSGAFSGMALRALLGEGEEQLVLSPAIPANRVVTVGMRNLDDAEVEQLDPLTNLSVEDLERPDALLDAVRATGASRVWVHIDVDVLDPSDFAGVSSSVPFGLSPAALSAAIRALRTEVPLAGATIAGFAPRSPADAVDDLGALLRLVGAVA from the coding sequence ATGGTGCGATTCCTCGTCATCCCGCAGTGGCAGGGCTCCCCCGCACCGCGGGCCATGCTCCTCGTCGACGGCGCCTCCGCGATCGCCGGCGACCTCCCCCGCGCAGCCACGACGGTGCTCGACGTCCCGGTCGAGGCCGGCGAGTCCCTGGGCACGGGCGTCCGCCGCCTGAGCGCGCTGTTACGCACCCGCGAGCTGGTGCACGGACACGTCGATGCCGACACCGTCGTGATCGGCGGCGACTGCAGCGTCACGGTCGCGGCGCTGGACGCGCTCCCGGGCGGGACGGACGACCTCGCCGTGGTGTGGTGCGATGCGCACGCCGACATGCACACCCCTGAGACCTCGCCGTCCGGTGCCTTCTCCGGGATGGCGCTGCGCGCTCTGCTCGGCGAGGGCGAGGAGCAGCTCGTGCTCTCCCCCGCCATCCCTGCGAACCGTGTGGTGACCGTGGGCATGCGCAACCTCGACGATGCGGAGGTCGAGCAGCTCGACCCGCTCACGAACCTCTCGGTCGAGGACCTCGAACGACCGGACGCACTGCTCGATGCGGTGCGCGCCACCGGCGCATCGCGCGTATGGGTGCACATCGATGTCGATGTGCTCGACCCCTCGGACTTCGCCGGCGTCTCGTCGTCGGTGCCCTTCGGTCTCTCCCCGGCCGCCCTGAGCGCCGCCATCCGTGCGCTGCGCACGGAGGTGCCTCTCGCCGGAGCGACGATTGCCGGTTTCGCACCGCGCTCACCCGCCGATGCGGTCGACGACCTCGGTGCGCTCCTGCGGCTGGTCGGGGCCGTGGCATGA
- a CDS encoding PspA/IM30 family protein: protein MTKQSIFGRISTLVRANINSLLDSAEDPQKMIDQLVRDYTNSIADAESAIAETIGNLRLLERDHEEDVQASTEWGNKALAASRKADEMRSSGNAADADKFDNLAKIALQRQISAEREATGAEPQIAAQTEIVDKLKSGLNGMKDKLVELKNKRSELLARAKVAEAQTKVQDAVGSINVLDPTSELGRFEDKVRRQEAIAQGKIELAASSLDAQFESLEDLGELTEVEARLAELKAGGSAPRQAIEGN from the coding sequence ATGACCAAGCAGTCCATCTTCGGACGAATCTCGACCCTCGTCCGCGCGAACATCAACTCCCTGCTGGACTCCGCAGAAGACCCGCAGAAGATGATCGACCAGCTCGTCCGCGACTACACGAACAGCATCGCCGACGCCGAGTCCGCCATCGCGGAGACCATCGGCAACCTGCGTCTGCTCGAGCGCGACCACGAGGAAGACGTCCAGGCTTCGACCGAGTGGGGCAACAAGGCCCTCGCCGCCAGCCGCAAGGCCGACGAGATGCGCTCCAGCGGCAACGCCGCCGACGCCGACAAGTTCGACAACCTCGCCAAGATCGCGCTCCAGCGCCAGATCAGCGCCGAGCGCGAGGCCACCGGTGCCGAGCCGCAGATCGCCGCGCAGACCGAGATCGTCGACAAGCTCAAGAGCGGCCTGAACGGCATGAAGGACAAGCTCGTCGAGCTCAAGAACAAGCGCAGCGAGCTCCTCGCCCGCGCCAAGGTCGCCGAGGCGCAGACGAAGGTGCAGGATGCGGTCGGCTCGATCAACGTGCTCGACCCCACCAGCGAGCTGGGCCGGTTCGAGGACAAGGTCCGCCGTCAGGAGGCCATCGCGCAGGGCAAGATCGAGCTGGCCGCGTCCAGCCTCGACGCCCAGTTCGAGAGCCTGGAAGACCTCGGCGAGCTGACCGAGGTCGAGGCTCGTCTCGCCGAGCTCAAGGCCGGCGGCAGCGCTCCCCGTCAGGCCATCGAAGGCAACTGA
- a CDS encoding alpha/beta fold hydrolase — translation MDVAIDISEFSYLPAQADALGVPLPETQRLSLPLDDGRTLSALRFGTEPPRVTLLHGAGLNAHTWDTTALALGQPLLAIDLAGHGDSSWRDDVDYTPRTLARDVAAALEAWTAAPQIVVGQSLGGLTGAALAASRPDLVAELVIVDITPGIDVTAGPAALREFYAGPTDFATRDELVDKAMSLGFGGNRAETERGVFLNTRVRPDGRVEWKHHFAHLAAQALAAHDAGSATAPSVLHETGWDDLAGVSAPITLVRAERGFVSAADAAELQRRVPSARVVVLDATHNVQETAPVLLASLIESASSARGI, via the coding sequence GTGGACGTGGCGATCGACATCAGCGAGTTCAGCTATCTTCCCGCACAGGCCGATGCGCTCGGCGTTCCGCTTCCGGAAACACAGCGCCTCAGCCTCCCCCTCGATGACGGACGCACCCTGAGCGCCCTGCGCTTCGGGACGGAGCCTCCGCGCGTCACGCTCCTGCACGGGGCGGGGCTGAACGCCCACACCTGGGACACGACCGCCCTCGCCCTCGGGCAGCCGCTGCTCGCGATCGACCTCGCCGGACACGGCGACTCCTCCTGGCGGGACGACGTCGACTACACGCCGCGCACGCTCGCCCGCGATGTCGCGGCGGCGCTCGAGGCCTGGACCGCCGCGCCGCAGATCGTCGTCGGGCAGTCGCTCGGCGGCCTCACCGGCGCCGCACTGGCCGCCTCCCGACCCGACCTCGTCGCCGAGCTCGTGATCGTCGACATCACTCCCGGCATCGATGTGACCGCGGGACCCGCCGCGCTGCGCGAGTTCTACGCCGGTCCCACCGACTTCGCGACCCGCGACGAGCTCGTCGACAAGGCGATGTCGCTCGGCTTCGGCGGCAACCGCGCCGAGACCGAGCGCGGCGTGTTCCTCAACACCCGCGTGCGCCCGGACGGACGCGTGGAGTGGAAGCACCACTTCGCCCACCTCGCCGCCCAGGCGCTGGCCGCCCACGATGCCGGCTCCGCGACCGCGCCGTCGGTCCTGCACGAGACGGGGTGGGACGACCTGGCCGGGGTCAGCGCCCCGATCACCCTGGTCCGCGCCGAGCGGGGATTCGTCAGCGCCGCGGATGCGGCCGAGCTGCAGCGGCGCGTGCCCTCCGCCCGCGTCGTGGTCCTGGACGCGACGCACAATGTCCAGGAGACCGCGCCGGTCCTCCTGGCCTCCCTCATCGAATCGGCATCCTCCGCTCGCGGAATATGA